One region of Edaphobacter bradus genomic DNA includes:
- a CDS encoding sensor histidine kinase, whose protein sequence is MRTTLLVPLILLSVGCSLVSLLVIRVIVERQITASLASDLQHSVRTYQNLQHQRREVLSRESALLADLPPLKALMTAGDVRTIEDGGTEFWQLSGSDLFALLDPGGKLIALYTRGPALDRTLVERQLERSARAPEPALLTLGDRLYEVALEPLWFGSSASGTQLGSVAVGYAIDTQVAREVSEAAAADVAFVVDGRVVVSTLKPELQQQLATQAGALSGLTNTDRRIRLGGEDYLVASASVAAGQPEHGAVAVPRLVVLKSFQQASQLVHEVNRWVLTLALLTLLVGIGIFISISRTLTHPLAVLLGGTRALAKGNFDYQLSEGGVEEIRELSRAFERMRVELRHTQAELIDSERLATIGRMASSISHDLRHYLSAAYANAEFLSDGKIPQSERDDLMEEVRMAVQGMTDLLDSLLLFTQTGRALYPEYQSLDAVVESAASMVRSHPASRDVKIVLNGLAPLMAWIDAKKLGRAVYNILLNGCQAARRGSGPPTVTLSLLVGEMSIRIQIADNGPGVPEAIRQSIFLPFVSQGRESGVGLGLTLAQQIAQEHGGSIELSEASGPGAVFTIVLPKSALRKPENGPEKKTERIQAHTYR, encoded by the coding sequence ATGAGAACGACGCTGCTCGTTCCGCTGATCCTTCTTTCGGTTGGCTGCAGTCTCGTCAGTCTGCTGGTGATTCGCGTGATCGTCGAGAGGCAGATTACTGCGAGCCTGGCCTCCGATCTGCAGCACTCGGTGAGGACTTATCAGAATCTGCAACACCAGCGCAGAGAGGTACTGTCGCGCGAGTCTGCCCTGCTGGCCGATCTGCCTCCGCTGAAGGCCCTGATGACTGCGGGCGACGTACGCACCATCGAAGACGGCGGCACCGAGTTCTGGCAGCTCAGCGGAAGTGACCTCTTCGCCTTGCTGGATCCAGGCGGAAAGCTGATCGCTCTCTACACTCGCGGGCCAGCTCTCGATCGGACGCTGGTAGAGCGGCAACTGGAACGGTCCGCGCGCGCGCCGGAGCCTGCGCTGCTGACACTCGGCGATCGTCTTTATGAGGTCGCGCTGGAGCCCTTGTGGTTTGGGAGCAGCGCGAGCGGCACGCAACTAGGCTCGGTTGCGGTCGGCTATGCGATCGATACGCAGGTAGCGCGCGAGGTGAGCGAAGCCGCCGCCGCCGATGTTGCGTTTGTCGTCGATGGGAGAGTGGTTGTCAGTACGTTGAAGCCCGAGCTGCAACAGCAGCTAGCCACGCAGGCCGGAGCACTCTCCGGGCTTACGAATACCGACCGGAGGATCCGGCTGGGTGGCGAGGATTATCTGGTCGCATCGGCAAGCGTCGCGGCCGGCCAGCCGGAACACGGCGCGGTCGCCGTGCCCAGACTGGTCGTGCTGAAGTCCTTCCAGCAGGCGAGCCAGTTGGTGCATGAGGTCAACCGGTGGGTGCTGACTCTCGCGCTGCTCACGCTCCTGGTGGGAATTGGTATCTTCATCTCGATCTCCCGCACGCTGACGCATCCGCTGGCAGTGTTGCTCGGAGGTACGCGAGCCCTGGCGAAAGGAAACTTCGACTATCAACTGAGCGAAGGCGGCGTTGAGGAGATACGGGAGCTGAGCCGGGCCTTCGAGCGGATGCGGGTCGAACTCCGTCACACGCAGGCTGAGCTGATCGATTCTGAGCGGCTCGCAACCATTGGAAGAATGGCGAGCTCAATCTCGCACGATCTCAGGCACTATCTCTCTGCCGCGTACGCCAACGCGGAGTTTTTGAGTGATGGGAAGATTCCTCAGTCCGAGCGCGACGACCTGATGGAAGAGGTACGCATGGCGGTGCAGGGCATGACGGACCTGCTCGACTCGCTTCTCCTGTTCACGCAGACGGGCCGCGCTCTCTATCCTGAATATCAATCGCTGGACGCCGTTGTTGAGAGCGCGGCCAGCATGGTTCGCTCCCACCCGGCGTCTCGTGACGTAAAGATCGTGCTGAACGGGCTCGCTCCCCTGATGGCATGGATCGACGCGAAGAAGCTCGGCAGAGCCGTCTACAACATCCTGTTGAACGGGTGCCAGGCGGCAAGACGAGGCAGCGGACCTCCCACGGTCACTCTTAGTCTACTTGTCGGTGAGATGAGCATTCGTATTCAGATAGCAGATAATGGCCCCGGCGTTCCCGAAGCCATTCGGCAAAGCATCTTTCTGCCATTCGTCAGTCAGGGGCGGGAGAGTGGAGTTGGCCTGGGACTTACTCTTGCGCAGCAGATTGCACAGGAGCACGGCGGCAGCATTGAGCTGAGTGAGGCGAGCGGCCCCGGAGCGGTCTTCACCATCGTGCTGCCGAAGAGTGCTTTACGGAAGCCTGAGAACGGTCCGGAGAAAAAGACCGAACGAATACAGGCGCATACCTATCGATGA
- a CDS encoding response regulator transcription factor gives MAANTILVIEDDPRIQKALHRQFTTEGYEVHLAGDGEQGLASCKSLKPAGVVLDLMLPTMSGLEVCKGIKKWSPTMPVVVLSAVSEVADKVLLLEMGADDYVTKPFSPRELMARVQAAIRRAQRPAVNDRVTFGNIAADFSGMEVFKDGESVSLTAHEIKLLQYFVENPERVITREELLNDVWHYTSYPTTRTVDNHVMKLRQKLEPDPAKPIYFRTLHGIGYKFVRGD, from the coding sequence ATGGCTGCGAACACAATTCTCGTCATTGAGGACGACCCGAGGATTCAGAAGGCCCTGCATCGTCAATTCACGACCGAGGGCTATGAGGTCCATCTCGCCGGAGATGGCGAGCAGGGACTGGCGAGCTGCAAGAGCTTGAAGCCTGCTGGCGTCGTGCTCGATCTGATGCTGCCGACGATGTCCGGGCTGGAGGTCTGCAAGGGCATCAAGAAGTGGTCTCCGACTATGCCGGTTGTGGTGCTGAGCGCGGTCTCGGAGGTCGCGGACAAGGTACTCCTGCTTGAGATGGGCGCGGACGACTACGTGACCAAGCCATTCAGCCCGCGAGAGCTGATGGCCCGGGTCCAGGCCGCCATCAGGAGAGCCCAGCGGCCGGCGGTCAATGACCGCGTCACGTTTGGCAACATCGCTGCTGATTTTTCGGGCATGGAAGTGTTCAAGGACGGCGAGTCGGTTTCACTGACCGCCCATGAGATCAAGCTGCTCCAATACTTCGTGGAGAATCCTGAGCGCGTCATCACCCGCGAGGAGCTACTGAACGACGTCTGGCACTATACTTCGTACCCAACGACGAGGACGGTCGATAACCACGTCATGAAGCTGCGCCAGAAGCTGGAGCCTGATCCTGCCAAGCCCATCTATTTCCGTACGCTGCACGGCATCGGCTACAAGTTTGTGCGCGGCGACTAG